GGTGGCCGCCGAGGACCTGCGGGTGGTGGAGGAGCGGTACCGGTTGGGTGTGGCCACGATCCTGGATCTCATCACGAGTCAGATCGCGGTGGAGGAGGCGGAGGCCAACCAGGTGTTCGCCCGCTACGACTATCTGCTGGCTCGGGCGCAGCTCGAGTCCATCCTGGGGAGGGAGCTGTGAGCGACGTCGTCATCAAGACGCGAGGCCTGCGCAAGGACTACGTGCTCGGCGCCGAGACCGTGCGGGCGCTACGGGGCGTCGACCTCGAAGTCTCGCGGGGCGACTTCGTGGCCATCATGGGACCGTCGGGAAGCGGCAAGTCGACGTTCATGAACATGATCGGCTGCCTCGACACACCGACGGAGGGCGAGTACTGGCTGAACGGCCAGAAGGTGAGCGAGCTCTCCGACGACGAGCTGGCCCGGGTGCGCAACCGCGACATCGGCTTCGTCTTCCAGACCTTCAACCTCCTGCCGCGCGCCACCTCGCTGGCCAACGTGGAGCTGCCGTTGATCTACGCCGGCGTCCCCACGCGGGAACGGCGGGATCGCGCCCGCTCCAAGCTGGAGCTGGTCGGGCTGGGGGAGCGCATGGACCATCGCCCTCCGGAGCTCTCCGGCGGTCAGCGTCAGCGCGTGGCGATCGCGCGCGCGCTCGTCAACGAGCCCGCCATCCTGCTGGCGGACGAGCCCACCGGGAACCTCGACTCGAGCACGAGTGAGGAGATCATGGAGATCCTGACCCAGCTGCATGCCCAGGGGCAGACGATCATCCTGGTCACCCACGAGCACGACATCGCGGAGTATGCCCGACGCCAGGTCCACCTGCGCGACGGCGTCATCGAGAAGGACTTCCTCAACGAGCACGTGCGCGCCGGCGCCTGAAGGAAACGAGACGGACGATGAGCAAGCTTCTGGAACGGAAGGGCACGGGGGTCGCGCTGGCACTTCTCGGGCTGGTCCTCGCCGGGTGCGGGGAGGCCACCGAGGCCGCGCCCGGCC
Above is a window of Gemmatimonadota bacterium DNA encoding:
- a CDS encoding ABC transporter ATP-binding protein, which translates into the protein MSDVVIKTRGLRKDYVLGAETVRALRGVDLEVSRGDFVAIMGPSGSGKSTFMNMIGCLDTPTEGEYWLNGQKVSELSDDELARVRNRDIGFVFQTFNLLPRATSLANVELPLIYAGVPTRERRDRARSKLELVGLGERMDHRPPELSGGQRQRVAIARALVNEPAILLADEPTGNLDSSTSEEIMEILTQLHAQGQTIILVTHEHDIAEYARRQVHLRDGVIEKDFLNEHVRAGA